In one Thioclava sp. ES.031 genomic region, the following are encoded:
- a CDS encoding sigma-54 dependent transcriptional regulator, with protein MTGSTPAILLVDDEPHSLQAMKMALEDEFEILTAPRAEEAMAVLEEEWVQVIFCDQRMPGRSGVDFLTEVRERWPETVRIVITGYTDSASMVAAINDAGIHQFIAKPWHPEQLLAVARNAARMFQLSRENERLTLEMRFLNSTTETRVEKRRRSLREGMGFETILRSPNSAMNAAVTLARQYASFDVPVLMTGEPGTGKTQMARAMHYGSLRSEKPFYELNISGMPEDLAMVELFGAKRGVLPGGVAKIGLAQKADRGTLYLAGIEGASPALQLALHRMLRDGTVTPVGGQEAVSTNLRLIAGASGDLRAGVAEGRFRTDLYYALSLGEIAIPPLRARRGDVAMLAQAILSEVATSHGKPVMGFEAAALEFLENYDWPGNLRELTNEVTRMLIFAQDNVLGAELISRHILQADPSDEGADRAAEDVMTAEGTLKDRIELMEMRILRETLTRNRWNKSRAAAELGLSRVGLRAKLDRYGIADPSVATEEESD; from the coding sequence ATGACTGGCTCGACCCCGGCCATCCTCCTCGTCGATGACGAGCCCCATTCGCTTCAGGCCATGAAAATGGCGCTCGAGGACGAGTTCGAGATCCTCACCGCGCCGAGGGCTGAAGAGGCGATGGCGGTGCTCGAAGAGGAATGGGTGCAGGTGATCTTTTGCGATCAGCGCATGCCCGGCCGCTCGGGGGTCGATTTCCTCACCGAGGTGCGCGAGCGTTGGCCGGAAACCGTGCGTATCGTCATCACCGGCTATACCGACAGCGCCTCGATGGTGGCCGCGATCAACGATGCGGGCATTCACCAGTTTATCGCCAAACCCTGGCATCCCGAGCAGCTTCTGGCGGTGGCGCGCAATGCCGCGCGGATGTTCCAGCTGTCGCGCGAGAACGAACGGCTGACGCTGGAGATGCGCTTTCTCAACTCGACCACCGAGACGCGGGTCGAGAAGCGGCGGCGGTCCTTGCGCGAGGGCATGGGGTTCGAGACGATCCTGCGCTCGCCCAATTCCGCGATGAACGCGGCGGTCACGCTCGCGCGGCAATATGCCAGCTTCGACGTGCCGGTGCTGATGACGGGCGAGCCGGGTACGGGCAAGACGCAGATGGCGCGGGCGATGCATTACGGCTCGCTGCGTTCGGAGAAGCCGTTCTACGAATTGAACATTTCCGGGATGCCGGAAGATCTCGCGATGGTCGAGCTGTTCGGCGCCAAGCGCGGCGTGCTGCCCGGCGGCGTGGCCAAGATCGGGCTCGCGCAGAAGGCCGATCGCGGCACGCTCTATCTGGCGGGGATCGAGGGCGCGAGCCCGGCGTTGCAACTCGCGCTGCATCGGATGCTGCGCGACGGGACCGTGACGCCGGTGGGCGGGCAGGAGGCGGTCTCGACCAACCTGCGGCTGATCGCGGGCGCGTCGGGCGACCTGCGTGCAGGCGTCGCCGAGGGGCGGTTCCGCACCGATCTTTACTACGCGCTGAGCCTTGGCGAGATCGCGATCCCGCCGCTGCGCGCGCGGCGCGGCGACGTTGCGATGCTGGCGCAGGCGATCCTGTCCGAGGTCGCGACGAGCCATGGCAAGCCGGTGATGGGTTTCGAGGCGGCGGCGCTGGAATTTCTGGAGAATTACGACTGGCCCGGCAATCTGCGCGAACTGACCAACGAGGTCACGCGGATGCTGATCTTTGCGCAGGACAATGTGCTCGGCGCCGAGCTGATCTCGCGTCACATCCTGCAGGCCGATCCGTCGGATGAGGGCGCCGACCGCGCCGCCGAGGACGTGATGACCGCCGAGGGCACGCTCAAGGACCGGATCGAGCTGATGGAAATGCGCATCTTGCGCGAGACGCTCACTCGCAACCGCTGGAACAAGAGCCGGGCGGCGGCCGAGCTGGGCCTGTCGCGCGTGGGCCTGCGGGCGAAACTGGATCGTTACGGCATCGCCGACCCGTCGGTGGCCACTGAGGAGGAGAGTGACTGA
- the hypB gene encoding hydrogenase nickel incorporation protein HypB yields the protein MCTVCGCSGHSVEDQFRAHLEKSGQAVPKATPLAVLAQGAPAAPAPTQSHHSHDHAPHHHHHDHGDIHIGLGAAGTEVPGMSQERLIEIETDILSKNNDFAGKNRARLAQKAIFATNLVSSPGSGKTTLLCRTIEMLGDTPLAVIEGDQQTTNDADRIRATGAKAIQVNTGKGCHLDGRMVETALDRLALPEGSLLFIENVGNLVCPAAFDLGEDAKVAILSVTEGEDKPLKYPDMFAAAGLAILNKTDLAPYCDVDLDLYEANIKRVNPEIEVLRVSARTGEGMQAWLDWLKRGLDRKAAS from the coding sequence ATGTGCACGGTGTGCGGATGCAGCGGACATAGCGTGGAAGATCAGTTCCGCGCCCATCTGGAAAAGAGCGGTCAGGCTGTGCCGAAAGCGACGCCTCTGGCGGTACTCGCGCAAGGAGCCCCGGCGGCCCCGGCACCCACGCAGAGCCATCATTCTCACGATCACGCCCCCCACCATCACCACCACGACCACGGCGATATCCATATCGGCCTTGGGGCGGCAGGCACCGAAGTGCCGGGCATGAGCCAGGAACGTCTGATCGAGATCGAGACCGATATCCTGTCGAAAAACAATGATTTCGCCGGGAAGAACCGGGCGCGACTGGCGCAGAAGGCTATCTTCGCGACCAATCTCGTCTCCTCTCCCGGCTCGGGCAAAACCACGCTCCTGTGCCGCACGATCGAGATGCTGGGAGATACGCCGCTCGCGGTGATCGAGGGCGACCAGCAGACGACGAACGACGCGGACCGCATCCGCGCGACAGGCGCGAAGGCCATTCAGGTGAACACCGGCAAGGGCTGTCACCTCGACGGGCGCATGGTCGAGACCGCGCTCGACCGGCTCGCGCTGCCCGAAGGGTCGCTTCTGTTCATCGAGAATGTCGGCAACCTCGTCTGCCCCGCCGCCTTCGATCTGGGCGAGGATGCGAAGGTCGCGATCCTGTCGGTCACCGAGGGCGAGGACAAGCCGCTGAAATACCCGGACATGTTCGCCGCCGCCGGTCTCGCGATCCTCAACAAGACCGATCTGGCCCCCTATTGCGATGTCGATCTCGATCTCTACGAGGCCAATATCAAGCGCGTGAATCCGGAGATCGAGGTGCTGCGCGTCTCCGCCCGCACGGGCGAGGGGATGCAGGCCTGGCTCGATTGGCTCAAGCGCGGGCTCGACCGGAAGGCCGCGTCATGA
- the hypA gene encoding hydrogenase maturation nickel metallochaperone HypA, translated as MHEMSIAEGIRGVIEDAAKANSFSRVTTLRLEIGRFAGVEKHALEFAFDVVMRGSPAEGAELQIIDIPGKALCYDCAETVEIEHRLDPCPNCGGGKLLAQGGEEMRIKDMEVL; from the coding sequence ATGCATGAGATGTCGATCGCCGAAGGCATCCGCGGCGTGATCGAGGATGCGGCCAAGGCCAACAGCTTTTCGCGCGTGACCACGCTGCGGCTCGAAATCGGACGCTTCGCGGGCGTCGAGAAACACGCGCTGGAATTCGCCTTCGACGTGGTGATGCGCGGCTCGCCCGCGGAAGGCGCGGAATTGCAGATTATCGACATTCCCGGCAAAGCGCTCTGCTATGATTGCGCGGAGACTGTGGAAATCGAACATCGACTGGACCCTTGCCCGAACTGCGGCGGCGGCAAATTGCTGGCGCAGGGCGGCGAGGAGATGCGGATCAAGGATATGGAGGTGCTCTGA
- the hybE gene encoding [NiFe]-hydrogenase assembly chaperone HybE, with amino-acid sequence MSVAGFEGSYMGANDRISDQAIMECKICWTPYDPAEGDDFRQVLPGTPFSMLPEDWHCPNCDAPKEQFMVQTDPGAPAMLEARRIEEQVAKLTADFREVWHSKMRDVPLVNKALSVEPVGFVSHEGRGLGVLVSPWFMNLIMLPREGEDWSALVPGAKENIDFPSGTYEFIHNVREMGGGYKACSLFSPMGDFQTQMQATDVARAIMMELFKDENRAETDRKSEIRAGREAELAAVEEAEAAQAAEDARVEEMAQPTRRKLISAGLAEDAPCDAADDAE; translated from the coding sequence ATGAGCGTTGCGGGGTTCGAGGGAAGCTACATGGGCGCCAATGATCGGATTTCCGATCAGGCGATCATGGAATGCAAGATCTGCTGGACGCCTTACGATCCGGCGGAGGGCGACGATTTCCGTCAGGTCCTGCCCGGCACGCCGTTCTCAATGCTGCCCGAGGACTGGCATTGCCCCAATTGCGATGCGCCGAAAGAGCAGTTCATGGTGCAGACCGATCCGGGCGCGCCCGCGATGCTGGAGGCGCGCCGGATCGAGGAACAGGTGGCCAAGCTCACCGCCGATTTCCGCGAGGTCTGGCATTCGAAAATGCGCGACGTGCCCTTGGTGAACAAGGCGCTCTCGGTCGAGCCGGTGGGGTTCGTCTCCCATGAGGGGCGCGGGCTCGGTGTCCTTGTCAGCCCGTGGTTCATGAACCTGATCATGTTGCCGCGCGAGGGCGAGGATTGGTCGGCGCTGGTCCCCGGCGCCAAGGAAAACATCGATTTCCCGTCCGGCACCTATGAGTTCATCCATAACGTCCGCGAGATGGGCGGCGGCTACAAGGCGTGCTCGCTCTTCTCGCCGATGGGCGATTTCCAGACGCAGATGCAAGCGACCGATGTCGCCCGCGCGATCATGATGGAGCTGTTCAAGGACGAGAACCGCGCCGAGACGGATCGCAAATCCGAAATCCGCGCCGGTCGCGAGGCCGAGCTTGCCGCGGTCGAGGAGGCGGAGGCTGCGCAGGCGGCGGAAGATGCGCGCGTCGAGGAGATGGCGCAGCCGACCCGGCGCAAGCTGATCTCGGCCGGTCTGGCCGAGGATGCGCCGTGCGACGCGGCGGATGACGCGGAATGA
- a CDS encoding hydrogenase expression/formation protein has product MVSNFHLPPMGFGPGSQPEDEDAQLEYMKLPSGMRTYSAHMPDIDDPSSVTPALKTLADVAKACAAAAQGGMASFDLSHLDAENRALIAETMGQGEVAMKIRGIPALAVQESVFAGVWMIAGSGVDKIEVGPVPSAALSRAFEPFRKAEGKTHPRGPGVVNAPALMAELEDKSGSFMGGEPHVVNLTLLPHTEEDLAWLDAATGEGAVTILSRGYGNCRVTATGLPHVWRVQFFNSMDTLILDTFEVTTMPEVAIAAKEDLADSAERIVEVLEAIR; this is encoded by the coding sequence ATGGTTTCCAATTTCCACCTTCCGCCCATGGGCTTCGGTCCCGGCTCGCAACCCGAAGACGAGGATGCACAGCTCGAATATATGAAGCTTCCCTCCGGTATGCGCACCTATTCGGCGCATATGCCCGACATCGACGACCCTTCCAGCGTCACGCCCGCGCTCAAGACGCTCGCCGATGTGGCGAAGGCCTGCGCGGCGGCGGCGCAAGGCGGCATGGCGAGCTTCGATCTGAGCCATCTCGACGCCGAGAACCGCGCGCTCATCGCCGAGACGATGGGGCAGGGCGAGGTCGCGATGAAGATCCGCGGCATCCCGGCGCTGGCGGTGCAGGAGTCGGTCTTCGCGGGCGTCTGGATGATCGCCGGTTCGGGCGTCGACAAGATCGAGGTCGGTCCGGTCCCTTCGGCGGCGCTGAGCCGCGCCTTCGAGCCGTTCCGCAAGGCCGAAGGCAAGACCCATCCGCGCGGTCCGGGCGTCGTGAACGCGCCGGCGCTGATGGCCGAACTGGAGGATAAATCGGGCAGCTTCATGGGCGGCGAGCCGCATGTGGTGAACCTGACCCTGCTGCCCCATACCGAGGAAGACCTCGCCTGGCTCGACGCGGCGACGGGCGAAGGCGCGGTGACGATCCTGTCGCGTGGCTACGGCAATTGCCGCGTCACCGCGACCGGGCTACCCCATGTCTGGCGGGTGCAGTTCTTCAACTCGATGGACACGCTGATCCTCGACACGTTCGAAGTGACCACGATGCCCGAAGTGGCGATCGCCGCGAAAGAGGACCTCGCCGACTCCGCCGAGCGGATCGTCGAAGTGCTGGAGGCGATCCGATGA
- a CDS encoding hydrogenase accessory protein, giving the protein MHDFAMPDTAAPSGAMHPLVTRLIDEMGYPLLANMSDVAEFTARPGAHCLFIPGDAKRNLETPDAAVVLPEIRMAFQHAFDCAVVGDAIETELRQQTRALKAPGFLFYREGEFLGAIEKIRDWDDYVARTSHILTAKG; this is encoded by the coding sequence ATGCACGATTTCGCAATGCCCGATACGGCTGCGCCCTCGGGCGCGATGCACCCGCTGGTGACCCGCCTGATCGACGAGATGGGCTATCCGCTTCTGGCGAACATGTCCGATGTGGCCGAGTTCACCGCGCGTCCCGGGGCGCATTGCCTGTTCATTCCGGGCGACGCCAAGCGCAACCTCGAGACCCCCGACGCCGCCGTTGTGCTGCCGGAAATCCGCATGGCCTTTCAGCACGCCTTCGACTGCGCCGTGGTGGGCGATGCGATCGAGACCGAGCTGCGCCAGCAGACCCGCGCGCTGAAAGCCCCCGGTTTCCTGTTCTACCGCGAGGGTGAGTTTCTCGGCGCGATCGAGAAGATCCGCGACTGGGACGATTACGTCGCCCGCACCTCCCATATCCTGACCGCGAAAGGCTGA
- a CDS encoding HypC/HybG/HupF family hydrogenase formation chaperone: MCVGIPVQLVAVDGIRGEVLEEGQPGIIDLSLTPDAKPGDWLLAFLGASREVITEDEATKIAAALGGLRALMQGGDLGDAFADLDAREPQLPAHLQAARDAGKTTA; this comes from the coding sequence ATGTGCGTCGGAATCCCGGTTCAACTGGTGGCGGTCGATGGCATCCGCGGCGAGGTTCTCGAAGAGGGACAGCCCGGCATCATCGACCTGTCGCTGACGCCCGACGCCAAGCCCGGCGACTGGCTTCTGGCCTTTCTCGGGGCTTCTCGCGAGGTGATCACCGAGGACGAGGCGACCAAGATCGCGGCCGCGCTTGGCGGGCTGCGGGCTCTGATGCAGGGCGGCGATCTGGGCGATGCTTTCGCCGATCTCGACGCCCGCGAGCCGCAACTGCCGGCCCATCTGCAAGCCGCGCGCGATGCCGGCAAAACGACTGCCTGA